GCCGCGACGGTAGCGGGTGTAGCATTGGCGTTCAGGCTCACCACCAGGGCAGCGCCATTGGTGCCACCGGTGAAGGTACCGATAGCAGTGCCGTTAAATCTTACGATATTGCCGGTGACTGTGATCGTTGCTCCCGGCACGATGGACATTACATCGCCCAGCTGTCCGTTTGCAAAAAGATTGAGTGTAAGGTTACCGCCGTTGAAACTTGGAGAGTCTCCATCTGTAACGGTCGCATTATCGCCGTCATCTATCAGCGAGGGTGTAGGCTGATCTTCGCCGTAGCTCACCGCATCGCCGCCCAGGTTGCCTATTACCGGGTTTGCCGGTGGCGCTGTCTGGAAGTTGAAAGTCGTTGCGTTCGTGATCGCAGGAAGTATCTGCAGATCTACGTCATGGAAAATGCCATCATCGTATCGGATGTAATAGTTCGTTCCTTTCGAAAGCGTCACCGATGGATCGATCGTCCAGGTGGTACCGGAGCCGGTTACCTGGGCGCTGTTGACACTGATTGTTTCGATCAGTGTTCCGTCGCCGCGATAGATATAGATGTTGCCGGATTTTTTCGTAACAGTTTCGTTGATGACTAGCTGGATATTGGTGTTCGTGGCAACGTTGGTGGCGTTGTCAGCGGGCGTGGTGCTGGAAAGAACAGGAGGAACGCCGAGTTGGCGTAACACCGCCAATCCACCACTGTTTTCCCGGTCCAGCAGGTCTACATCGAAATCGTTATCATAATCCATTACGAACAAACCAGCCGGCGATACCTGCAGGCCTGTAAGTGTCAAATCCGTGCTATTAAACGGTGTTGCGGGATCATACACATTGGGATAGTCGGTAAAGTTACCGGCTCCATTGTTTTTCAAATAGCCGATATCCTGCCCGGCAACGTTATTAGTTTGATACAAGGCGTCCTGGTCGCCATCGCGGTCGAAATCGCCGAATACCATGCGGCCGGGAAAGGCCATGGTCATTGTAAATGGATTAGTCGCCAGCGCAAAAGTACCACCGTTGTTACGCCAGACGCCGACTGTTCCCCCTTCCCTATCGATAATATCTACATCTCCATCACCATCATAGTCCAATACAAAAATACCATTGGCTGCTACCTGATGGGCACCGGTCGCAAAGTCAACTGAAGCAAAAGGAGTCGCAGGCGCATTAGCATTTGGAATATCGGTGAAAGAACCGCCACCGTTATTAACGACGTACCCAAAACCGGCGCCGCCCGTGTTACCACTCTGGTACAACACGTCCTGGTCACCATCATTGTCGAAGTCGCCAAATATCATGCGCCCGGGAAAAGTCATCGTCATGGTGAAAGGATTCGTTGGCGCGTACACGAAACCGCCCGGATCATTACGCCAGACGCCCAGGTAACCGCCCTCCCGGTCCACAATATCAACATCTCCATCGCCATCGTAATCGACTACAAAAAGTCCGTTCACGGCGAGCTGCTGTGCATTCACTCCGCCGTTGCTAAAATCAAATGAAGTAAACGGCGTACCGACCGAATTGGCGTTGGGAAAGTCAGTGAAGCTACCAGCTCCGTTGTTACGCACGTAACCGAACCCCACGCCAGCCGAATTTCCCGACTGATAGAGAATATCCTGGTCGCCATCCCTGTCAAAATCACCAATCAACATCCTCGAAGGGAATGTCATCGTCATCGTAAGCGGGTTCGTCGCATAATCAAACGTATTCTGCGCTGCCACCGGCTTCACGGCCAGCAGTAACAGTAATACCAGCAGGCCGCCACCGGCGGCCTTTCTGGGTAAACGCGTATGTAAAGCAGTCATGTAAAATTCTTTCATAAACGAGCAATCAGTATTTCATAAAATATCATACACAGAGATAGGGGTTTTGCCAGCCGGACAAAGACTGGGCGGCTCCTGCGGCGAGATCGGCATCCGTCCAGCAAACGCCGTCATCTGCGCCGATCAGCTGGTTGGCAGAGCGAAGCACATATACCGGTGAGGTTGCCTGCAACGGCTGTGTACCTAACCGCACTTCCCCGCGTGGCCCTTGCACGCACACCTGCGACAATTGCTCCGATAATCGGGCAGCCTGCCGGACGGTACCACACTGGTTAATCGCTTCTGCGAGCGCCAGCCCGGTTTCATATCCCAGTACTGCAAATGGCGGTGGCAGTTCTTCGAAACGTGATTTATAAGTAGCCACAAAATCTTTGTTCTCTTCGGTCTCCAGCCCCGGATACCAGGTCGTCGCGTGATACATGCCCGCCGTCAAATAAGGATCGTATTGCAGGTTCAGATACGGATTCACAGACACATCCATCTCCAGATGCATGCCCTGCTGGCGGAAACGACGAAGGAATTGTGCCCCCTCGCGGCCGGTCAGCAGTACATGCACATGTCGCGGACGTTGTGCCTGCAAGTGGTCGATCAACGGGCTCGTATCCGTTTCCTGCTGTTGCAGTTGCAAGATGTTCAGATGTACCGCATCTGCCCCCGCCGCTGCTGCACCGGACTTGTAGGACACATGCATATCGTATCCTCCCTCGTAAACAGAGAGGTTCAATGAGGGCGTACCGCCAAACATGGTTTGCGTCCACTTTCCTATCACCCACTGGCTTTTCCAGAGATGCATACTGTTATAAAACAGGTTGGGATGACTAAACCCTTCATCAGGTATACGTGCACCGAGATTGCAGGCAATCAGCGGCACCTTGTGTTTATCGATCTCCGGTAAACAGGCTTTGATCACGTTGTTGTTGAGGATGCCGGTAATCGCATGTACGCGATCGAACAATGCCAGCTTTTGCATGGCATGTTGCACTTTACTTACATCCCCCATATGGATAAACTCCTGCAACCATTCCACCTCATAGAAACATTCGCCCATGCCGAGTTCTATGCCGTCCATGAAATCTTCGCGCAGATTGGGGAATACGCCGGAATAAGGGATCAGCATCCCTATCTTAAACTTTCGCATGATGAATACATGAAAAGAGGCAGAAGCAGACCTGCGCCTGCTTCCACCGGGTAAGCCGAATTAATCTCTTGAAGGGAAAATGCCTTCCAGTGCGATGATGAAAGTCACACCCAAGTAAGGCTGCATGATCGACAAAGGCTGGCTACCGCCCGCTATTGTCGTATTGCCGGTAGCAGCGCCGCCGGTGTTTAACACGGTGTTTGGTGCCTGGCTGTTATAACCAAACACTTCGTTGCCGCTGCTGTCTGCCAGTCCGGCCAGCGTGTTTGCTGAAGCCGAAGGCGTGCCAGTTGTACCACCTGCGTTTGAGGCAGACACCTGGAACGTGAGGCTCACTGCATGCGTGTGCATCGGCATCTGGGCAGACGTAAGTGTAGTATTTGGCGTACCGCCTACTTCACCCAATGATACATTTGGTAATCCAGGCCCCTGGCCCCAACCAATCGGCGCGCGACCACGCAGATCGGGCAGTGCGAAAGTGGTTTGACCGTTACCACCATACGTGGTACCTAACAGGGAGAACAATGCCGTGTTTTGGGCAATTGATAAGATTTGGCCGTTGCAAAGCGCCCAGCCACGGGGTGCAAAGTTTGATCCGAAAATACAGATCAGCGCAAGAAATGGTTCCATTACTTGTGGATTGGTTGAGGGTTAAGAATAAAAACTACAATGCGAATGTTTGCTGCTTAGACGATATAAATTATAGGGTCCGGTTTAAATAAAAAACTGCTAAATGAAAGAAAAGGCCCCTGGCTGATAATCGTCCCGAAGATAGGGAATAATTTGAATTAACAATCGACGACCGCTTACAAAATGCGTAGATGCGCATCCGTAGCGGAGAAGAATTTTGAAAAGCCAGCTGATGTTATAACATCGAAATAAAGAAGTGAAGGCGGGCAACATGTCCCGCCTCCACTATATGTAAAGCTTACACTAACGCCGTGTGAGTGAACCTCAAGTTTTTAAACCAATATGTCAAAGAGCTTAAGCGGACCGGCTATCCCGGTTTGCTTGTGTACACACAGTCTTTCAAGCATCCTTTCGACGGTATCAGGCTGTGTAATGGTGACGCGATCTTCTGCCTATTGCGCGATACTTTCACGTCTTGCTGTACATCGATCCACCACCTCCCGTAACGCATCTTCCGATGGCAATACCAGGCTGTAGCTGGAGGCGAATAAATGTTTGCTTTCTTCCAGCACACTGTATCGCACAATGGTCTGGTCTTTTTCCTTACAGAGGATGATACCCAGTGTGGGCTGATCATCCGGTTGCCGCTTCAGGCTTTCGAACATACGGACGTACATGTCCATCTGCCCGATATCCTGGTGTGTGAGTTCCGTGATTTTCAAGTCGATGAGCACGAAACATTTGAGGATGTAGTGGTAAAAAACGAGATCGATAAAGAAGTTTTTCGTTTCTGTTTTAACCCGGTACTGGCGGGCGACGAAGGAGAACCCGGCACCCAGCTCCAGCAGGAAGGCCTGTATGTTGCGGATCAGGCCTGTTTCCAATTCTTCTTCCGAACTATTCCAGTACGTAAACAGCAACACCGCATTCATGACCACCGTCACCTTATGTTTCACCGCCATCAACATCTTCCGGACCTCATCTACAAATGTCTTTCTCAGCATACCTTTCCTATTTTGGGATAAACCAGGAAGGCACGCCCTGCTCCTGCATGGTGGGCCAGTTAGACCAATGTGTATTAGGAGGTAATGTAGGTGAGTAGCGTGTTACATCTCCCGAAACGATTACCTCGGCAATCATCGGCCAGGTTTCGTAATTAGCAGGACTGAACAACTCATCCTCCTCTGCATTGACCATCCGGTTCAGTTGCTCACGCAGACCTTCTTTACTGCAGCAGCCCGTCGGCAGGTATTCAGACAAGTCCTGGACCACATCCATCAATTCCGTATCTGACCAACACAGCACATAATCGTTGAGATAGTCGCGATGATGCCATTCATCGAGCACCAGCACCTTCTCCAGGTCGTCGGGCAGATATAAGTATAAGTCGAGGTTCGTGGCCCGGAAATGTTTGCGCCGTGTTGCCACGAGATAGCGGGCCGCTTCCACCGTAGCGATATTATCCGCGCTGGCCAGTTCGATGCCCACTTCCGCATACTTTTCCTTGCGATGCGTAAGATACAATACACGGTCTCTCACCATCCAGGACTGCGCATCCGGGCGAAGCTCGGAGCCTTTTGTCGTTTCGTCCAGTGAATCAGTTACCACCGCAATTCCATAGCCATTGATATCGTCGGGCAGCGGTTTCACACAGTTGCCGTAGTAGTAAAGGTCGAGCCAGATCTGATTCACAACCGGCTCGAAACACAGCTTCTCTAACACGATCGCCCACCGGCCATCGGGACGCCGGAATACATTGAGCCGGCAATCCAGTAGTTCGGCAATATCATCGCCCAGGATAAAGAAACGGGAATTACATCCGAAATTATCGTGCTTCAATTGTTGGAGCACATCGTTAGTACATAACATGGTTTTTAGGATTTAAAGGTTAAAATAAAAGGGCCGGGAAACATAGCCCCGGCCCGGGGGTTTAAGTAAAGGTTACGCCATCACGGTTTCAGATTTGGTTTCGTTAC
This genomic interval from Chitinophaga horti contains the following:
- a CDS encoding ABC transporter substrate-binding protein; its protein translation is MRKFKIGMLIPYSGVFPNLREDFMDGIELGMGECFYEVEWLQEFIHMGDVSKVQHAMQKLALFDRVHAITGILNNNVIKACLPEIDKHKVPLIACNLGARIPDEGFSHPNLFYNSMHLWKSQWVIGKWTQTMFGGTPSLNLSVYEGGYDMHVSYKSGAAAAGADAVHLNILQLQQQETDTSPLIDHLQAQRPRHVHVLLTGREGAQFLRRFRQQGMHLEMDVSVNPYLNLQYDPYLTAGMYHATTWYPGLETEENKDFVATYKSRFEELPPPFAVLGYETGLALAEAINQCGTVRQAARLSEQLSQVCVQGPRGEVRLGTQPLQATSPVYVLRSANQLIGADDGVCWTDADLAAGAAQSLSGWQNPYLCV
- a CDS encoding DUF1016 domain-containing protein, whose amino-acid sequence is MLRKTFVDEVRKMLMAVKHKVTVVMNAVLLFTYWNSSEEELETGLIRNIQAFLLELGAGFSFVARQYRVKTETKNFFIDLVFYHYILKCFVLIDLKITELTHQDIGQMDMYVRMFESLKRQPDDQPTLGIILCKEKDQTIVRYSVLEESKHLFASSYSLVLPSEDALREVVDRCTARRESIAQ
- a CDS encoding DUF7003 family protein, encoding MLCTNDVLQQLKHDNFGCNSRFFILGDDIAELLDCRLNVFRRPDGRWAIVLEKLCFEPVVNQIWLDLYYYGNCVKPLPDDINGYGIAVVTDSLDETTKGSELRPDAQSWMVRDRVLYLTHRKEKYAEVGIELASADNIATVEAARYLVATRRKHFRATNLDLYLYLPDDLEKVLVLDEWHHRDYLNDYVLCWSDTELMDVVQDLSEYLPTGCCSKEGLREQLNRMVNAEEDELFSPANYETWPMIAEVIVSGDVTRYSPTLPPNTHWSNWPTMQEQGVPSWFIPK
- a CDS encoding phage tail protein encodes the protein MEPFLALICIFGSNFAPRGWALCNGQILSIAQNTALFSLLGTTYGGNGQTTFALPDLRGRAPIGWGQGPGLPNVSLGEVGGTPNTTLTSAQMPMHTHAVSLTFQVSASNAGGTTGTPSASANTLAGLADSSGNEVFGYNSQAPNTVLNTGGAATGNTTIAGGSQPLSIMQPYLGVTFIIALEGIFPSRD